One stretch of Carnobacterium sp. 17-4 DNA includes these proteins:
- a CDS encoding calcium/sodium antiporter — protein sequence MDTFISNQNTFVLIIIFLVSLVILSKATDILIDHAVYLSQEFGISQIIIGATIVSLGTTLPELSTSIAAILKGTPDFALGNAVGSVITNTALVLGVGSLAGAIPVPRSIANRLIFLVGSLLILVFGSLRFFDGNLFNSPGHLHPLIGILFLLTVPVFLMSTFLKKKVHTEPDGSEEKKRINNKALIIEVSIILVSAVAVAFSATVLVSTVSTAATRLGVSEAIIAGTVVALGTSLPELTTTYAAARKGYGSLAIGNVLGANILNILLVLGVSISLTPGGLSVPPVFYQIHFPFVLVVVGLLSYFIFNTKKHEISKNEGKVLLAIYLLYLLFSLFA from the coding sequence ATGGATACATTCATTTCAAATCAAAACACGTTTGTTTTGATTATCATATTTCTTGTTTCACTGGTTATTTTGTCAAAGGCAACCGACATCTTGATTGATCATGCGGTTTATCTTTCCCAGGAATTCGGTATCTCCCAGATTATCATTGGTGCGACCATCGTTTCACTGGGCACTACGCTCCCGGAATTGTCTACTTCCATTGCAGCTATCCTTAAGGGGACGCCCGATTTTGCTCTTGGGAACGCTGTGGGCTCTGTCATTACCAATACTGCTTTGGTTTTAGGTGTGGGATCTTTAGCGGGCGCCATTCCGGTGCCGAGATCGATTGCCAATCGGTTAATCTTCCTTGTAGGTTCACTGCTGATCCTCGTGTTTGGGAGTCTTCGCTTCTTTGACGGGAATCTCTTCAACTCTCCCGGCCATCTCCACCCGCTCATTGGCATCCTCTTTCTCTTGACAGTACCGGTCTTTCTAATGTCCACTTTCTTAAAAAAGAAAGTTCACACTGAACCGGATGGTTCGGAGGAAAAAAAGCGAATAAATAATAAAGCTCTAATAATAGAGGTAAGCATCATCCTTGTCAGTGCAGTTGCCGTAGCTTTCAGCGCCACCGTTCTAGTCTCAACCGTCTCGACGGCGGCAACGCGATTGGGCGTTTCCGAAGCCATCATCGCCGGTACTGTTGTTGCTCTTGGAACCAGCTTGCCAGAATTGACCACAACCTATGCTGCTGCCCGAAAAGGTTATGGCAGCTTAGCCATAGGCAACGTCTTGGGGGCCAATATCTTGAATATACTCTTGGTATTGGGTGTTTCCATTTCGCTGACTCCGGGTGGACTCTCTGTCCCTCCCGTATTCTACCAAATCCATTTCCCCTTCGTCCTAGTGGTGGTGGGTTTACTCAGCTACTTTATCTTCAACACCAAAAAACATGAGATTAGCAAAAACGAAGGAAAGGTATTACTGGCGATTTACCTGCTCTATCTGTTGTTCAGTCTCTTTGCTTAA
- a CDS encoding helix-turn-helix transcriptional regulator, protein MDISNKLKLKRTELNLTQQQVADKVFVTRQTISKWELGKSQPDLISLKLLDNLFNLSDLEDKGTNYSKGVFEMNQKLSFKDVLFTLLFGVLFLPVRFLYTLNQQHKGSKVLRFLVKPVLLALFLLYVGTLNLKALIVVIAVTLFFYYLMTIYYSED, encoded by the coding sequence ATGGATATTTCTAATAAATTGAAACTAAAAAGAACAGAATTAAATCTTACACAACAACAAGTAGCAGATAAAGTATTTGTTACACGGCAAACAATTTCTAAATGGGAATTGGGAAAAAGCCAACCTGATTTGATCAGCCTAAAACTTTTAGATAATCTATTCAACTTATCTGACCTTGAAGATAAAGGAACAAACTATTCGAAAGGAGTTTTTGAAATGAATCAAAAATTGTCATTCAAAGATGTTCTTTTCACACTACTATTTGGAGTCTTATTTTTACCCGTTCGATTCCTATATACGTTAAATCAACAGCATAAAGGTTCTAAGGTGCTAAGATTCCTAGTAAAACCTGTTCTACTTGCACTGTTTTTACTATACGTTGGAACTTTAAACTTAAAAGCGCTTATTGTTGTTATAGCAGTTACACTATTTTTCTATTATCTTATGACTATTTATTATTCAGAAGATTAA
- a CDS encoding PadR family transcriptional regulator produces MKRNKHLPLTETVYYILLSLFEPAHGYLIIQKVEDLSNGEVRMAAGTLYGAIENLLKLKFIKPVENEDKRRKVYVITQEGKNILFLDCERMKHIVAITEENLT; encoded by the coding sequence ATGAAAAGAAACAAACATTTACCGCTGACAGAAACTGTTTATTATATTCTATTATCTTTATTTGAACCAGCACATGGTTATCTTATTATACAAAAAGTTGAAGACTTGAGTAATGGTGAGGTGAGGATGGCTGCTGGGACATTGTACGGAGCTATCGAAAACTTATTAAAATTGAAGTTTATTAAGCCGGTTGAGAATGAAGATAAGAGGCGTAAAGTTTATGTTATTACACAAGAAGGAAAAAACATTCTCTTTCTTGATTGTGAAAGAATGAAGCACATAGTAGCTATTACTGAAGAAAATTTGACTTAG
- a CDS encoding DUF2812 domain-containing protein, whose amino-acid sequence MKKFKFFFNLDKEEKWLNEMAQQGLVLSGKIFKYEFDQVDGKEKLIKIDYRTFKSKKDLEDYILLFEDSGWQHLVGNKNSGKQYFMKKDAHADGDIFSDQLSKAERYKRMANGWLTLALIYIPIAIVFFQTNIIDFKSFLNPRSFYLTPGLWEMTGSSFWRAFLFETPFALGRGVAWSIPLILIVLYVIFAIKAHYQYKNTISKE is encoded by the coding sequence ATGAAAAAATTTAAGTTCTTTTTTAATTTAGATAAAGAAGAAAAATGGTTAAATGAAATGGCTCAACAAGGACTAGTATTATCAGGAAAAATTTTTAAATATGAATTTGATCAAGTTGATGGTAAAGAAAAACTGATAAAGATAGACTATCGAACATTTAAATCGAAAAAAGATTTAGAAGACTATATTTTATTATTTGAAGATAGTGGTTGGCAACATCTTGTAGGAAATAAAAATTCTGGGAAACAGTATTTTATGAAAAAAGATGCTCATGCAGATGGAGATATCTTTTCTGATCAGCTCTCCAAAGCGGAGCGCTATAAAAGAATGGCTAATGGCTGGCTGACTTTAGCTTTAATATATATACCGATAGCCATCGTATTTTTTCAAACGAACATTATTGATTTCAAATCATTTCTCAATCCACGGTCATTCTATCTGACGCCTGGCTTATGGGAAATGACAGGTAGTTCTTTTTGGAGAGCTTTCTTATTTGAAACCCCTTTTGCTTTGGGAAGAGGGGTTGCATGGTCAATTCCCCTTATTTTGATCGTCCTATATGTTATTTTTGCAATCAAAGCTCACTATCAGTATAAAAATACCATCTCAAAAGAGTAA
- a CDS encoding helix-turn-helix transcriptional regulator, giving the protein MDNRIKVARIQVDLTQQQLAEKVDVTRQTISLIEKGKYNPSLKLCLNICHAVNKTLDELFWKERD; this is encoded by the coding sequence GTGGATAATAGAATAAAAGTTGCGCGTATTCAGGTTGATTTAACACAACAACAATTAGCTGAAAAAGTAGATGTCACTCGTCAAACGATTAGTCTAATTGAAAAAGGCAAATATAATCCCTCTTTAAAACTATGTCTTAATATCTGCCACGCAGTCAATAAAACACTAGATGAACTATTTTGGAAAGAAAGGGACTAA
- a CDS encoding CPBP family intramembrane glutamic endopeptidase, whose amino-acid sequence MKNKNFTTILKKVIQSTLIIIWATLPITFITTADIYQEITPTYIKWMIALLIILFTLISMSYFYNYYKNKAFLKIQKIHLKDIFITIGLFLILRLIAIIGTLLNEYATGNTMTSNDAAVQTTDSLATFPLYLLIFNLIIAIAAPILEELAFRGIFINIWFKHKNKILPGLITSIVFSIAHGHDNLITFSMYFFMGMILFFAYCRRWNIKDSILLHVLNNGFIVLFPYIFG is encoded by the coding sequence ATGAAAAATAAAAATTTCACTACTATTTTAAAAAAAGTAATACAATCAACACTTATCATCATATGGGCTACATTACCCATAACATTTATTACCACAGCAGACATATATCAAGAAATAACACCAACATATATTAAATGGATGATCGCTCTACTAATTATTTTATTTACATTAATTTCAATGTCTTATTTTTATAACTACTATAAAAACAAGGCATTTCTAAAAATTCAAAAAATACATTTAAAAGATATATTTATAACAATTGGATTGTTTTTAATTCTTAGATTAATTGCTATTATAGGAACTTTACTAAATGAGTACGCAACTGGAAATACGATGACATCAAATGATGCTGCTGTACAAACAACTGACTCTTTAGCAACATTTCCGTTATATTTACTTATTTTTAATTTAATAATTGCTATAGCGGCTCCTATTTTAGAAGAATTAGCATTTCGTGGAATTTTTATAAACATCTGGTTTAAACATAAAAATAAAATATTACCAGGATTAATAACTTCTATTGTTTTTTCTATTGCTCATGGACACGATAATCTGATTACCTTTTCAATGTACTTCTTTATGGGAATGATTTTATTTTTTGCCTATTGCAGACGCTGGAATATTAAAGATTCTATACTATTACATGTACTAAATAATGGATTTATTGTGTTATTTCCTTATATATTTGGATAA